In Aspergillus nidulans FGSC A4 chromosome II, the genomic stretch CAGACCTAAGACACTTCCTCGCAATCGAATCCGCCTTCTCGTCAATTTGTTTTTCCTCCCACCCGGCAAATGTCGCCAACTCGCCTTGATCATCCTGCGTTCTCTGGTGCGGTTTTCGTGCAACCACATACGGGATCGCATCGAGCTCTTTCCAAAGCTGTAAGCTAAGGGACGGGCATTGATCCGCTAGGGACCGCGGAAACGCAACTGCCGCAAACTTCTCATCATACAAGCTTCGGTGCTCAAATAGTTTGCGCAAAACAAGGTCCGGAACTGCGTCTGACGGATCGTGTGAGGGCAAGAGGGGAAGCTCGtactggaagaagctgacGATATCAGACCCATTCCGCACGACGAGCGCGAGCCGGGCACATGATCCTTCCACTACCAGCTCAGAGATTCCGGCGTATACAACCTATCATCGTCAGACAACAGGGGATCTCTGATATGAAGGGATTATAGGACACCACACATGTGATGGTGGGTCAGTCCAGGACTTTAAGTCCATTTCGCAAAAGCATCAATCGTTGGTGTCAAATGGCAACCGACTTATTCAGCACGTCAATCTCTGAAAGCTTTTGTCAGTAATCTATATAGTGTTCCATATGGCCGGTTTTATTTGTTTTTTGATCAATTTCCCAAGTCACATATCAAAGTAAGTTCTCAGGGTTGAGGCATCTCCCCACCTTGTGATCACTGCGAGTTACATCATGGGAACGAACTTCTACCTTGGTTATTGGTTAAGGGAGCTCCTACAGTATACTATATACCTTTGAGATAGGTCAGCAACGAAGAATTCCAGGGCAAACTAATCATGCCACTAAAGGGCTTGACGCATTGGATCTTACCTGGGGATATCCCGTGGGCTAGGGGTGGTCTGGTATCCACGGCCCATGGGTAAGGCGGCTTCCTTTTTTGGATAAAAGCTTTCTTGTGCCCTCATTTGTGAATCTGCATGAAGAGTCGTACTCGTGATCTTACTCGCCTATAAATTCTGGACGTCTACGCCTCAAGAGTCTAGGGGGCCACGGTAATGATTAGCTTCTTAAAAGAGCAATTCTGGTGCAGCTACAACATATTGCGTTTTAAACTAGAAAGGACGTGTAGTCTGTCAACTACAAATACACTCCAGTTTTAACATTCATGTCATATTAAGTATATTGGACACTGGGGCATTCTGTGCAAACTGTTGATCTGAGACATCAatacataaaggatatatggaATACTTGTAAATCGTCGTGACTAGCCCACTCCAAACAGCTACTTGATATCGATGCGCTTTCCAGTAGGAGCCCCCTCAGACTTCGGAATCTTAATGGAGAGAACGCCATTCTTCAGACTTGCATCAACATGGTCGCAATCAACCGGAGTAGGAAAGTTGAACGAGCGTCGGAAATCTCCCGTCGAACGCTCGACATACCACCAAGTGCCCTCGTTACCTTCTttagaagacgaagactcACTGTGGCCCTTGATGTTCAGAGTGTTTCGATCAGGGAACTCGATTTCAAGGTCTTTCTTTTCCACTCCAGGAAGCTCGCCGTCCAGATGGTAGCTGTCCTTTGTTTCACGTAAATCGAAGCGTGGTGCGTAGGCTGTGAACTGATTGTCGAAGGACCGGTTGGCCAGGGAGGAGTCGAAATCGTCTAGCGCTCGCATGAGGGAGAACAGGCCCCCTCCTGGGCGTCGGTGCATTAAGGAGGACATTGTGCGGTACTGAGAAAATGGCGATTGAGTAATATGGGTGTGGTGATACCCGGGATAGAGAATACGTGCAGGTACTCTTGATCGAGCGAGTTTCAGCATCTGTTTGACGCTTCTTTGCTGCAAATTAGACGGAAATTATCATTATATCAGTCGACATAATATCTGGTCCTGGGATGAACAAGGTTGAGATGATATTTTGAAGGTCCAGTAGCTAGAGAGACGAGGTGTCATGCAACCGGTGGCGATATATCATAAGCAGTCAATTACGTTAAGATACAAGGTCAGTGCAGCTGGGACACGCCACCACATATTGATATACGCAGTTACTAGGAATAACATCAACGTCTTTTCCTGGTCTTGATCAATCGTAGCGCGGGGAAGCTGGCTGGGAGAGTCCCGCAATAATGAACCGCTTTTCTACAATGTTCCAGACAATGTTCCAGAACTGGTGATTACATACTCGTTTCTAACCTTGCACTGTATGCCGAAAATTCACGCCGGCCAGATACATCTTTACCGACAAAATGTCCAATAGCATGTTATCGTCACGGTTTAGCTTGGAGATTCTTAGTGTACCAGTGACACCACGTTTTTGCTGACCGGGCTGTCCTTACAGATGATAGGCTGCTGAGATGTGAGTATGACCCTAACCGTGACGTAGTATCTATTGAGCACCGATAATATCCTTTCTTCCTAAGGTGAGGACATCTTACCATACGCAAATCATGCTAGTTGAATTCATGGCTCGCTCACCCATGGTATCGCATTATCGATTACTCGTGTCCAGGGCACGTTCCCATATACCTTGTCACAACACTTGAAGACGCAATACGGCTATGAATACGATTATAGGTTGTACAAACTTGTCGGCCGGCCGGTTCGGCCGGCCGGTATCCACCCGGCTGATTAATGCTTCGAAGCATTATCTGCTTCATGATTTTTTTGGTGGTGTGCTTGGTGATGTGCTGGTGTATCTTTGTAACTGGATTGAATTAACTGTAAGTTCTTTTTAGTAGCCCTTTCAAGTGTCATAAGTTGTCTAATATAGCTCCTTGAAGCTTTATCTTCAATGAGTGTCAAGGCACACGCACGACATGATAGATAACTGTGTTAAAAGCGGAATCTTCCGATAGGAGAGCGTATCCTGAACGGTGCAAGCAAGTTTTATCTTGGCTTGTTAGATATCGCGCAGCTCTTAGCCAAACGACTGTTTTCGCTTGTGAGAAAATGTGTTGGGAATTCTATTGGACCTGTTGTTTGGATGGTCCGCTTACTCCGACTTAGGAACTTGATGTAGTTCTGACGAAAGACCTGAATGCCAATAAATATGATCCATGCCAGCGGCATGTTCGACTCTGAGAACAGGAATTTCTCAACCGGCCCTAAAACAACACAATTACACAGTACATAGTACAATCGAGAAGATAATATGAACACGACAAGCCCCATACAGGCATTGGCTGGGTTCTTAACGAATCCGCATTGCGGCCTCAGCTATACTCACAgctttcagctcctgggTTTTGACGACAGACACGAGATAATTGGTCCCATAGTCTGATGCAGCGTGTACAATGACATTTTCCCCATACCCACAGTCTGTCTCGTTGGGCCCCGCCTCGCTATACTCCGCAAAGCTTTCCTTTGTGATTCCATCCGCAGGAGAGAGCAACACCTTACTCGCAAGCTCCCTTGCCTTTTCGTATGAGGTGGAGGTATGCTGAACATCGATATCTCGCATCAGACTCCCTTCATCACCGCTGTACTCCACGCTGGCCTGGATAACGTAGTACAGTGGCACAGAGACTCGGCCATCTGGGAGGTCACTCGTCAATCCAGCATCATTGGGCGTGTTTCTGATCCGGACTCGGAAGATTGTTCCATCGGGAGCCTTCGCATAAACCATCAGACCCGCTTCGCTTGCAAGTCTTGAGACGCTAGTTTCTTTATCCGTCTGACTTGCTCTGCTCTCGTAGGTCTCAAACCATTCCTGTTCGTAACCGGCATCAAAAAGGCAGCTATGCGCGGCTGCCTTGGCCGCCGAAAGAGAGATGTATGTTCCTGGGACTCGCACTTTTTCAACAACATTGAATGGGTTGTTGTGGATATGGGATGTGGTAAAGAGAACGTGATAGAGATGCTCTGGGATGTGTTTCTCGCccatgatgttgatgcttcttcttgccttgTCCTGCTATATCCAGAAAAATATTCTCAATCTGCACGATTTAAATGTATAACCATCCTGTCACACCACCAGTTGGCACTAAAGCATGACCAAGAGAGGTCGATGTCGGCCGAGAGCAGAGCCGTGGAACTGCGGTGGCATGCTTTCAGATGATCTAATAGACAAACAAATGTAAGCCTCGTTGGCAAAGTTGAACCACTAAATGCTAACTTGCTTCTATCACGGGTTCTGAAATTGCTCCCTGCAGCTGGTGCGCGTATGCATCATCAATTACTGTTGCCGAGCCTTCATGGAGATATGCAAAAAAAGCTTGGCACTTGTGTAGACAAATATTATTAGACAGCCTTGCATGCAGATTTGTTCACATCTACCAAAACAGATCATACTTAAACATATTGATTAAATGGTAAGAAATACTATCTCTTGAGTAGTTCAATTTTGAGTATAAACTGTATAATAATAGATTATTGTCATCATATATGATATGAATGTTAGGTGGAACACTGTAACTGCTCCGCCAAGTAAATTTGTTTACCTATATGATTCAAACTATCAAGCTATTCTCTTTCTGTGTACAACAAAATGATCCCTCCTCTGTTGCTGGGCGCGACAAGCATAACAGGTGGTGGATCCGGACTTCTCCACCCATGCATTTCCAAATCACGTACAGTCAAGGGTTTGTTTGTAACTAGAATGACAACAAatatattagtcagaacttacTCTCCAAAGAGGGGTTAGCCCTTTTCGGCTGAGTGTCAAGTTCGATATAGAAGAAGTGTCTGTTCAAGGCCTGCTAACAATGAACATGGAGCTTACCAGTTGAATCTCGACGCATCGGTTGTCATGCGGATTGAGTATTCGCAATGCATTCATAGATATTAGTTAAAGTGCATCTCTAGCCTACATCGGCTGTGCCCAGCTAGGTTCCACTGCAACAAAGGAATGCACGGACGCTTTAACACATAGTATGTCTGCTAAGGCAAATAAGACTCATTACATGTGATAATTCCAATGAAAATTGAACCATGACATTTGATAAGTCACCAGATCAATGACAAAAGCAGAGAAGTAGAAGACGTTCATCTGGCAGTAGTGCGGTGCTTATATAGCTATTCACAATATTTTCAAGATggtttattatttttataaCCCTGCAAAGGCACAACATTCCAGCAATCACATCTCAGTCTCTAATAGGGACTGAATCTATACTCAGGCTCGCAGGTTCTGGGTCACACTTTACTCCAAGCTATGGGCCTGGCCTTAGACTCTAGGCCATACTCCAGCACGTATCCATTGACGCGATATAGTATGAAGCGATAGTAAATGATCTTTATATATTTCATGGATAGTATTAAGTTTCGTTCCAAAGCCACAAAATGATATGAGCAGGAGAGGACAAGGGCCTGTATCTGTTTCTGCATGCACACATTAAATTGGGCAGAATACCATAATTTTAGGTATCCGATTTCTTAAATCTTAAAGTAGATAAGAAGTCTTTAAATACTGATTTCTAGGCCCTTTCAGGCACTACGCGGGAAGGAAGCTTGTTGCAATTCATATCAATCCCCGTTTGCGTCGGTTCAGTGAAGAAGTACTGAGACCGGGGCCACAGCCACGGCTGACCTAGTACCAGTAGGACTCGCTTACATTTCTTACCCATATAATAGTATTGCTCTAAATGGGCCCTATTGACATTATGGCTTGTTAAACATAAGCGCTGAGATATTACAGGGTAGGCTGACACCTCATTGTTTATGGGACTATTGATGAGGCTGCGTCGCTTACTTATAACATGAAAGAAAGTCAACATGTTCGAACATACCCTGAAGGACTAGCGCCCAGCATGTCTTATTAGTCGGGCCATCCTTAGTCGGGCATTTAATCATTCCAAGCTGCGGGTTGCAATATTAGGTGAAATAGTTCAGGGGGCATATGATAGAAAGAACGGCTAAAAACAACATGATATTGCACCATATATTCAGTACGTCCACATTGCCCTATAGGTACGACTATGATACTTGCTCGCAACCAGCATTCACACACTTTTAGAATACAAACATAACCTATGCTGTTGGTTTTCTGCTTTAAATCGGACCTTGAGGGTTCATCTGTCATCATGCGACCACAAATGTCTGCCCCGTTCAGTTTATCACGGTTCTGGAATATATATCAGAGATAGCTATTGATATCTATTGCTAAGTCCTTATTTCCTGATGTTCATAGATCAAATGAGGCTCTGACGGATAACTTGTAAGGGAAAAGGCTCTATATACCCCAGAACAAACCGAAGCTAACTACCCCCCTGGAGCAGTCAGATGGGCACTGGATGAGTTTATTATGAGCTGTATGGTGTCTTGACAGCGATTCTAGTTAGTAATCATTGGAAATACATGTCCGTCGTGGAAAGCATATTTATATAGGACATAGCTCAAGAGGACGGCCGTCAGCCTTATAGCCAGGTTCCTAAGTTGACTGCACAATGTTAGCGACAAATACATATATACATTCTAGAGGAAGGGAGAACTTGCCATGAACAGCCTTGACTTGCGTATACGCTGCCAGAGCGTATTCACCCAACTCCCGACCAATCCCACTCTGCTTGTACCCGCCAAAGGGGATAGCAAAATGCGAGTCTTGAGAACTGTTGATCTACTTAACTTAGCATCCACTCTGATCGGCATATCCTAAGAATAGACAAGGACCAGACACTTACCCACACCATGCCTGCCTGGATTGCGGCCGCAACGCGATGAGCCCGCGTGATATTTTCCGTGAACACCGCCGCCCCAAGCCCATACTCAGTGTCATTCGCCTTGTTAATCGCATCCTGCTGCGTACTGAAGGACTGAATGACGACAAAGGGACCAAATATCTCCTCTCGGACGGCACTCATCTCCCGCGTAGTATTCTTGAAGATCGTGGGTGGGACAAAGTAGCCCTTTTCAGAGACAGGCTCGTCACCGAGTACCAGCTGAGCGCCTTCGGATTTGGCCGACTGCACGTAGCTCAGGATGCGGTCGCGCTGCGCCTTGGAGATCTGAGGGCCGTGAGTAACGGAGGGGTCGAATTGCGACCCGACCTTGCTGTTCTCGATCGTGTACTGCTTGAATTTCTCGACAAAGGTATCATAGATCGTCTCTTGGACGTATATCCTGGAAGTGGCCGTGCAGATTTGGCCCATGTTGCCTATATATCTCCCAATCAGCTTCTATTTCGGTCCTGTTAGTGGCTAGATTCCAAGGCACTCACTCATGATACCAACATGGGACCATTTGACAGCCTGGTCTATATTTGCGTCATCAAATACGAGAAGCGGACTCTTGCCGCCTGTCTCTAGAGTGATCGCTTTCAAATTGCCCGCAGCGGCCTTCATAATGACGCGCCCGGTGTTTGTGCTCCCAGTGAAAGCGATCTTGTCGACACCAGGATGGCCGGCGATGGCGGCGCCGGCGCTGGCCCCTTCGCCATTCAGCAGATTAACGACGCCTGCCGGGAAGCCAGCTTCCTTTATCAGAGTCGCAAGGTACAGCACCGAGAGAGGCGTCTGCTCGGCGGCCTTGAGGACAACGGTGTTCCCGCACGCGAGCGCAGGACCTAATTTCCACGCGGCCATCTACACAATCAGCACTGGAAATCAAGCGGTTCATGTttcagaaaggagaaatctcgaagaggagaaatacCATAACAGGATAATTCCACGGGATGATTTGCCCGCACACCCCGAGGGGTTCATGTCGCGTATACGCGAACTTCGCATCGCCCGTATCGATCGTCGAACCGTGGATCTTGTCGGCCCACCCGCCATAGTACCGGAAGACGGCAATGACCTCGGCTATGTCCTCGCCCAGTGCCTGCTCGTACGGCTTCCCGTTATCCCATGCGTCGATAGTGGCGAGGATCTCCTTGTCGCGGTCACACAGGTCCgcaaggcggaggagcaggagcccGCGTTCAGAGGGGGTGAGGCCGCGCCATTCTGAGGCAAACGCCTGGCGAGCGGCCGCGACGGCACGGTCAACGTCTTTCGGGCCGGCAGAGGAAACTGTTGCGATTATAGACTCGTCATAGGGATTCACGGTGGTCAGGGTCTTGCCGGACGCGGCGGGGACGAATTcgttgttgatgaagaggcctgGCAAGCAGGCGTAAGCATGAAGAAACCTTAGTTGGCGATTGGCATACCTGTTGGCTGGCTGTAACTGACTCCGTTAGGAGCAGTCAATTGGACTGGTTGTGCCATGGTGATTGATAGAGA encodes the following:
- a CDS encoding uncharacterized protein (transcript_id=CADANIAT00004548), with the translated sequence MGEKHIPEHLYHVLFTTSHIHNNPFNVVEKVRVPGTYISLSAAKAAAHSCLFDAGYEQEWFETYESRASQTDKETSVSRLASEAGLMVYAKAPDGTIFRVRIRNTPNDAGLTSDLPDGRVSVPLYYVIQASVEYSGDEGSLMRDIDVQHTSTSYEKARELASKVLLSPADGITKESFAEYSEAGPNETDCGYGENVIVHAASDYGTNYLVSVVKTQELKAVSIAEAAMRIR
- a CDS encoding uncharacterized protein (transcript_id=CADANIAT00004549) encodes the protein MLGASPSGNALNRHFFYIELDTQPKRANPSLEITNKPLTFILKIELLKR
- a CDS encoding Hsp20/alpha crystallin family protein (transcript_id=CADANIAT00004547); translation: MLKLARSRVPARILYPGYHHTHITQSPFSQYRTMSSLMHRRPGGGLFSLMRALDDFDSSLANRSFDNQFTAYAPRFDLRETKDSYHLDGELPGVEKKDLEIEFPDRNTLNIKGHSESSSSKEGNEGTWWYVERSTGDFRRSFNFPTPVDCDHVDASLKNGVLSIKIPKSEGAPTGKRIDIK
- a CDS encoding uncharacterized protein (transcript_id=CADANIAT00004550), giving the protein MAQPVQLTAPNGVSYSQPTGLFINNEFVPAASGKTLTTVNPYDESIIATVSSAGPKDVDRAVAAARQAFASEWRGLTPSERGLLLLRLADLCDRDKEILATIDAWDNGKPYEQALGEDIAEVIAVFRYYGGWADKIHGSTIDTGDAKFAYTRHEPLGVCGQIIPWNYPVMMAAWKLGPALACGNTVVLKAAEQTPLSVLYLATLIKEAGFPAGVVNLLNGEGASAGAAIAGHPGVDKIAFTGSTNTGRVIMKAAAGNLKAITLETGGKSPLLVFDDANIDQAVKWSHVGIMSNMGQICTATSRIYVQETIYDTFVEKFKQYTIENSKVGSQFDPSVTHGPQISKAQRDRILSYVQSAKSEGAQLVLGDEPVSEKGYFVPPTIFKNTTREMSAVREEIFGPFVVIQSFSTQQDAINKANDTEYGLGAAVFTENITRAHRVAAAIQAGMVWINSSQDSHFAIPFGGYKQSGIGRELGEYALAAYTQVKAVHGKFSLPLEFNLGTWL